The Impatiens glandulifera chromosome 8, dImpGla2.1, whole genome shotgun sequence genome includes a window with the following:
- the LOC124912567 gene encoding kirola-like, producing the protein MSVQKLSTKTVIKSGGDVFHEIFHQRPHHVADMSPSNIQSVDLHEGEWGKVGTIGSWNYTLEGKQKVAKAMVESIDEENKTVAYNVIGGDLMELYKTFIIHLHVETEGENDIVTWTFEYEKLSEDVEDPTSFMEFATSVTKDIEKHHITN; encoded by the exons ATGTCGGTTCAAAAGTTGTCAACCAAAACTGTGATAAAGTCGGGCGGAGATGTGTTTCATGAAATATTCCACCAAAGACCTCACCACGTCGCCGACATGTCCCCTTCTAACATCCAGAGTGTCGATCTTCACGAAGGCGAATGGGGAAAAGTTGGCACCATCGGTTCTTGGAACTACACTCTTG AGGGAAAACAGAAGGTGGCAAAGGCGATGGTAGAAAGCATAGACGAAGAGAATAAAACAGTTGCTTACAACGTTATTGGCGGCGATCTGATGGAGCTGTACAAAACTTTTATCATACACCTCCACGTGGAAACCGAAGGAGAAAATGACATAGTCACGTGGACATTTGAGTATGAGAAGCTGAGCGAGGATGTAGAGGATCCCACCTCCTTCATGGAATTTGCTACTTCTGTTACCAAGGACATCGAGAAGCACCATATCACCAATTAg
- the LOC124912464 gene encoding kirola-like, translating to MSVQKLSSKTVIKSGGDVFHEIFHQRPHHISDMSPSNIQSVDLHEGDWGTVGFISSWNYNHEGKQKVAKAVVESIDEENKTVAYNVIGGDLKELYKTFIIHLHVETEGENDIVTWTFEYEKLSEDVEDPTSFMEFATSVTKDIEKHHITN from the exons ATGTCGGTTCAAAAGTTGTCATCCAAAACTGTGATAAAGTCGGGCGGAGATGTGTTTCATGAAATATTCCACCAAAGACCTCACCACATCTCCGACATGTCCCCTTCTAACATCCAGAGTGTTGATCTTCACGAAGGCGATTGGGGAACTGTTGGCTTCATCAGCTCTTGGAACTACAATCATG AGGGAAAACAGAAGGTGGCAAAGGCGGTGGTAGAAAGCATAGACGAAGAGAATAAAACAGTTGCTTACAACGTTATTGGCGGCGATCTGAAGGAGCTGTACAAAACTTTTATCATACACCTCCACGTGGAAACCGAAGGAGAAAATGACATAGTCACGTGGACATTTGAGTATGAGAAGCTGAGCGAGGATGTAGAGGATCCCACCTCCTTCATGGAATTCGCTACTTCTGTTACCAAGGACATCGAGAAGCACCATATCACCAATTAg